tttaaaatttttaaaaaaatatccttttgtttaatttgttgaaataattagatattgagaatatttataaattttgaaatgcaGGCAGTGCCACTATTTATATCAGAAATTGCACCAGCAAGGTACAGAGGAGGCCTAAACATATGCTTCCAAATGCTGATCACAGTAGGCATTTTGATAGCAAATCTAGTCAACTATTTTACATCCAAAATGCTCACTTATGGCTGGAGGATATCACTTGGTGGTGCTGCATTCCCGGCCATTTTCCTCGGCTTAGGATCCCTTCTGATCGTCGAGACACCCACGAGCCTGATCGAGCGTGGCCACACGGATGAGGGTTTAAGGGTACTAAAGAAAATCCGAGGCGTAGAAGACGTGCAAGAAGAGTATACTGCAATCTTTCGTGCCACAGAGGCTGCGAAAAAGATCGAGAACCCTTTTAAAAACTTGTTTAAAAGATCCAGTATTCCTCAACTTTTCTGTGGAACGATACTGCAAGTTTTCCAGCAGTTTACCGGGATCAACGTGATCATGTTTTATGCCCCTGTGTTGTTTCAAACTATTGGGCTCGGGTCAGATGCTTCGTTACTATCAGCCGTGGTTACAGGTTCTGTGAATTCGGGCTCCACTTTGGTTGCAATATTCGGTGTTGATAGGTTTGGAAGAAGGGCCCTACTCATCGAGGCTGCAATCCAAATGCTTGTTTCTCAGGTATATATACTCAAGATTGTAACATCATAAatctataaaaataactatactAAGAATGAGATTCTTACATGCCTTTTTATGCAGTGTATCACAGGAGTGATTCTCGCCAGCCAATTGGGCTCAACAAATGCTATATCCAAACTATACGCGTACATAGTAATGGCCTTGATCTGTGTCTTTGTCTCGGGTTTCGCCTGGTCGTGGGGTCCCCTCGGCTGGTTGATCCCGAGTGAGATATTCCCGTTGGAGACACGGACTGCAGGCTTTTTCTTTGCAGTCAGCACGAACATGATCTGCACATTCATAATTGCTCAAGCTTTCTTGACGATGCTTTGCCATATGAGGTCGggtatcttcttctttttcgcTGCCTGGATCGTTGTTATGGGATGTTTCGCCAAATTCTTGTTACCTGAAACCAAAGGAGTTCCCATAGATGAGATGAACGAGAGAGTCTGGAAAAAACACTGGTTCTGGCATAGGTTCTTCACGGATGAAGAAGGTGACCAATCTTGTGCGGAGAAAGAGCTCAAATTACAAGTTACCAAAGACGAAGTTTGATTTAGTTCattttttgtttggttttggTTGTTTTACTTCTTAGGATTAATGTTTAGATTTTTTGTTTGGCTTGGATGTTTTAGTTCTTATGATTGATACTTAGATTTTTTCTTAGGATTGGAGTTTATATTTTGCTTTATTACGCTGGATCTCTCCCTTAGTTTGATTATTCCAATTAAATACTAAATAGTTTTTCGTTTGCTCTTTCTTTACATCAGCTTCAATAACCGATTACTTGGATCATTTCAACCTTTTCTTAATATTTGGTGTACTATCTTCTACTGTCCAACTTTTGCATTTAGTGAGCTGAGAAGGTTATCGAAACACGGTGTGTGCACGACGAGAGGCAAAGTAAACTACCCCATAACTCGTTGCTAATTGTAAAAGATATCAAATGCTATTCCATAGATTTTTTCATGAATGCCTGCATCAAAGAATGCAGCAAAAGAAGCTACATTGTTTCCAAGATTATTTACCTATTATATACATTTGGATGTCAATTTATCATGGAAAATCAGGAGGGTAGTCCTGCTGATGCTTTTCCACCGTCTCTCTAAGCGATTTTTCTTAGTAACAGAGGTTGGTAGGTGAAACATCATACACATCTGAGAAAATTTCTTCTAAAGCTGGTTTCTCAATCTTCTCTGCAACTTGAGTTGTATGCAACACCTGTGGCACAATGGTTTCAAATGTCATACTATTGCACAAATTAAAGATTTATCAATGCTTCTAAAAGAATCGAGCATTATGAGCCTACTAGGTCCTTGTTTTTACCTCCTTCTGAGTAGtgtctcggactcagcttgagAATTCCACCAACCATCTCTTTCAAGCGATTTTGAAACCTTGCCACGGGATCTTGAGCTAATCTCCACCACTCTATCTCTGTAATAGGGCGATATTTGGAAGAATCGTCAAACGTGGACTAGTGGTGTCCTGTTCGGTACGTGAGGGCCTGTTAATGAAAAGGATCACCTctgaaaaaagaaataaaacataaaacgAAAATCCTTTTTCACGTAGTACATAAAACGATGGAGAACTATGTTTCACCTCGATCAAAACTGGCCTGGATTTCAATAATTGCCATTTTGAGAGCAACATGAACAGTGCTGAACACAGCGAAGGCGTCATTACCTTCTGCTCGAATGCTACGTACTCCGTATGCTTGACCTCTAACCACAATACCATCACCTACAGACAAAACAAAGAAGCCAATAAGGGAACCAAAAAGGAAATTTTTGTAATTATGCCTTGTGGATTTATAGGATAACATATACTTCGAAACTGTTCGCTCACTGGGGTACTGATTGCCCATCCATTGTTTCGGCTGAAAAGTATGACTGGAGCCTCCATGACAGCAGCAAAATTTAAAGCAGCATGGAAATCTCTCTAATGTTTATCAGTATAACAAGAATTATATCACATATCAAAGGCTTAAAGATTGATCATAAGAATCTTCTCCAATGGAAGTGACATAAAATGATATTCTTCCCTTTCTTTGAGCTTTATAGAAGATAGAGTCCATTGTTTGAAGTATAGCCatgtctttgtacatcttcacATCAATGTTCTTATTAATCTGAGTAAACCAAATCATATTTTACTagcctttcttttctttttttgcaCTAGTGTAAACATATAATGCTAAGTGTGGATCATAGGCAGAAGACCTGTACACAATTGTTGCTTAGTAGCTGCCCTCTCTCATCAAGAACACGATAGCAGGATATCCTCTCTGTTGATTCGGATAGAAATTTCTGTTCTTGGGTGAAATTAACTATTCCTCAAGGGAAATTCAGAACCTGGTAGGACGAAAAATATACTGCAACTATTGAAAAACAGCGACAAAATTTAGATGATATTATTGGTGAAAGAGGAGTTATTAAGCTGCTGCTATGCTATTTAGTTACTGTTCTGTTTTAGGTTTTTACGTCTTCAGCTGATGCAAGAGTTCAAATAAATTTGTTTACGTTTTAAGTTTCTAGAATGTAAAACGactatatttgttatttatcgaattttatttgtcaaaaaacGAGTCAATTTCCACTAAAAAGTATCGAGTGGCATGAACACACACAAAGTGGAACAATAGTCCCTTTAGGAATCTAATGCAGAATTAACGAAAATCTTGGCTGATGAACCTCAAATTTTTTGTGCATCCGTTCTCTCAAACTGCATCAAAACCAAGAATTTCAAGCTGGGGACAACTCTACAGTCGCACCTAATCAAAACAGGTTTAAATCTTGATACGTTTTTCGCCAACCGCCTTAAGACTTGTATTCCAAATGCAGTTCGATAGATTCGGCCCATCAAGAGTTCGATAATCTTGCATTCAAAAAGGCACACTCGTGGAATAATATGATCGCTGCTTACGGTCAAATGGGTTGTTTCGAAGGGCCCACCAGCTGCTTCATGAAATGCCTGAACCAAATATTGTGAGTTATAATTCTGTGATTTCGGGTTTATCCAGAAGTGGGTGTTATGAGGAAACAGTTGATTTGTTTATGTGAATGCAAAGATGCGGTAGGAATGCAATTTTGATGGATGAGTTTACGGTTGTTGGTTTGGTAAATTCATGTGCTAGCTTGGCTTGCTAATATTCAAGCCACGGTTACGGTGAAATTGAGTGTTAAAATCAgagtttttgaaatattttgtattCTCAATTCCCTGTCTTCTTTGTTGAGTCTTCTTTGTTATTAATAACAAAAAGAAGTGATCTTCTTGATGGAGTTAGAGTAGATGTAGCCCAATTTTGAggtgaaaaacaataaatattggTGTCAATCTTATTCAATTGTTGATATTACTTGTGATATTCCGCTGCGATGTTACCTTATTTATTTCTCCGATGTCCCAACATGACTGTGTTGGGGTTTCTGCGCCAAGTACACGGTGTTGCGATTGCAATGGATTTGAATTTCAATGCAGTTGTTTCCAATGCTTGGATTGATGCTTACGGAAATGTGGTGAAGTTGAGAGTTCTTATTAACTTTTTGTCGAATTAAAGAGAAAGATGTTGTTTCTTGGAATTCAAAGGTGGTTGCTTATGGCAATGCATCTAGAATGGAAGAGGGAAGCAAATCCATTGCTATGTCATTCGAATCGGATGTAATCCGGTCTGcaataatgtttttttaacaATGCACTAAGGACATCCACAATGGTGGATATAATACATGCTAAGTCATCCAAATATCCTCTCCATCTAAATATTCACCACTGCACACCATTTATTTTTGTGTCAGAACAATACccggttacaaatttgtaaccgggtattgcaatttttttttaatatctcaCGCTGGCTTGAGACACGTGTGTGCATTGTACTCGCGCGTCAGACACAAGTGGACAATTAAATGGAATCCGAGGTCGACCAAGCTTGGGTCGATCAAAATAAaacattggtcgaccaaaataaAACATTAGTCGACCAAAAAAATTAGTCGATCAACAATTGGTCGACCATACCATTCAATTGGtcatttttggtcgaccaattgtTGGAATTGGTCGACAAATGGTCGACCAATTCCAACAATTGGTTCGACAATTGGTCAACCAATTGTTGGTCTACCCAATTTGGGTAGATCCAAACCTTGAGAAGTTTTTTTGCACATTTTATTTTCTCTGATCAATTAAGAATGTTGGGTTTTGAACGTTGAGTGACGTTCAAATTTTAGTCTATAAATACAtaagtttttaagaaattaaaattcatattttcaatATCCTACATACATATTTCTCTCACAAAAAAATTTGGAATGGATAATAgttccaatattttttttagtgatcTTTTGAACATGTAATGTGGTTTGAAATTTAtggtttgtaattttttattattaatgttataaatattgttttgtggtaaatTAGTTTTGTATAGTtcgatataaattttttaattttattaatatttattttattataaattagcTATTCAAAAATAATCGTTATAAACTTTCTagttttatatttcaataaaaatataatactaaataatatatgaaagtAATTAAAGTggttaaatgattttatttaaataaaaataaaatattaatttaagtgACAGTGAGACCCATAAATATTTGGTTGGTGTTatatttgattgtgaaatatgagatatttgagtagagaaatatttgattgatgatgTGGATTATGGGGTCCACAAATATTTGAaggaaatatttttcttattgtggATGGGTAATGGACATGTAAGTGTGGTGATATGGTATCTTCATTGAGGTTGTTTGAGAGGCTATATGCTAAAGACATTGTTACGTGGAATTCCATAATAACTGGTCTGGTCTTGCTCAAAACGGTCATGGAGAGGCATCGATTTCCATCTTTGAGATGATGATGAAAGCAAATGTAAAACCAAATCATGCGACTTTCCTGGCAGTTTTATCAGCTTGTGGCCACTCAGGTCTAGTATCTAAAGGAGTTGATCAAGTTCTTGAAATGGTGGAAAGGGATTTTAATCTTATTCCACAATTAGAGCATTATTCAATTTTGGTCGATTTGCTTGGACGGAAGAATAGGCTCAAAGAAGCAATAGGGTGATTGAGAAAGCCCCAAATGGTGCTGATCACATTGGAATGTGGGGTTCTCTGCTAAGTTCTTGTCGAATCCTTGGAAACCTGGAACTTGCCACAAAGGCAGCAGAAGCTTTATTTGAGCTAGAGCCTAAAAATACTACTGGAATATATGTGATGCTTTCCGATAATGATGCTACAGCTGGGAGATGGAATGATTCGGGTCAAATTAGAAAACTCATGGACGAAAGAGATCTCAAGAAAGAAGCCGGTTGTATAGAGATAAAGAATGGAAGAAAAAAGTTTGTAGCTGAAGACAGGTTTAACTCTGCCATGGTAGAAATACAGGAATTAGTTCTTAATCTCGTAGGTCAGATGAAGAATGCTGGATATATTCACTTTGAGATTTCGAATTCTCTCGGACTTAATGGTGTGCCTTGATCATTTTCAACATAGGACTCATTTTCAAAATTCCATAATCCTTTGAACTGGGAACTTATAGTTATGTTAGCTTATAGTCCTCATGATCAGTATTGTGAAGGAGAAACTGGACATAGAGGGGGTCGACGACGGTAGTATCGGAAATAATTTTGTGCAACTGCGCTTTGGAAAACCATCTTTTTGGCCCTTGTGAAAATTCCTGGCTCCATCCAGTTCTTCGGGTTGTCAACATGAGCAATAATGATGCTGCGAAATTCCAATGCCAATGTGACAAGAGCCACAAGCATCATCGACAACAGCACAATTTAGCAACAACAAAAGACCATGACGGACTCCCTCGATTACCACGGCAATTACTGTTTCGAAGATGAAGAAGCTTGTCAAAAAATTTGCATTTAGTAACATGAGATCACTCAGTGTTATGTACCTGAGTTTCTTCACTTTGTCATGGGGGAAATTAATTACTAGTGGCGTTGATATTGTCTTGAAGCTTATTATGGATAGATAACCACTCAAGCTTTGGCCTTTAGGAATTAGGATTCATATGGACCTGTGACCTCTTTATTATTTgcatatttgaaattaaaagaaTTGCAACTTCTGTACAAGTTCAAATTTCATGGAATTTGGGTCCAAATTAAGTAGTCATATATGATCCAAAGAATACTGGAGAATTCTAGAGGCCTTGTTCCTAAGTCCATCACATATTTATCAGtccaaattatattatatgagtCCAATAAACATGAAGTTGCATGTGATCCTTATATCTGTTCCCATGAATTATTTTCACTgtcttttaatttatggaattcTTCCATCGGGATTCTCCTGATTTATATATAAATGGTGAGTGACGATATTTGAGTTTCGACTCTGATCCCATCTTCTCTAGCTCCCGGAAGTGGATCCAGAAAGTTCAATGACGGAGTGTTGGAGCAGCAGATTTTTTTCACATTCAGAAGGGgcaatttttgtttttgctttttaaaaaaaaattacacatgAATTTTCAACTTTTCTATACTTCAAAGTGTGTacgaatatttttcaattttgtgTTTGATTTTAGATGGTTTGTCATAAAAACCTCATTTGGACTTGTGTAATCTAGATTTTAAGAATcataacaattaaaagaaagttaaaattttttttctcgtagcttgacattttcccatttttAGTCATTGTTCactttttgttcttttttcatCGAATGACTAACATGAGATCAGAAATTGATGACGTGACACTGGATCTTGTTGATGTAATGTTATACTTTGTTGATATATCTGACGTCACGTGCATCTgtactgaaaaaaaaaaaaactaaaagaaaACAAGGacaaacttattttataaaaattggaCTTTGATGACTTTCAAGACTAAAACCAAAAATACCaacttacttgatttattcatTTCCAAGATTGTAACCATTGTTTTTAACCCATAAAGGGTTTTCCACTTAAACATGTATTCTAACTAGCTAATTCTTGCTTTATCATTTATTAATGAAAACCGATTTAGACTGAGGTCCTCGTCAACAAGCTAGCtagatatttttcattttcaatgTAGAAAAAATAGACATGCATCAACATTTATTGACATGGACCCTTCCTATATACATTTGACATACTAAGTTCATTCAagtaatttcttccaaaaaaaGATAGAATTGAAGTTTGATGGAGCCTAGCATAGACGAGACATCCAAGAACCATCTCCCCCACACGTGCACATGCATCGCTAACAATAGGATCTTGTTCCAAATTTCTTCAACAAATTGTATAAATCCACGAGGAAAGCCTATAGAGGCAATAGGGTTTTGTCTTTTAAGGTCTTAATCTTAGCAAGATCGATCCCTTTCGAAATAAGCTTTTAAGTTTCGATAAAATGTTTTGTCTTCTAGCTATTGGGCCCTCTCTTGCATTAAATGTTGATTCGTACATTTGTATCAACAATGTAAGACAACCCTTGTGCTAAATCAATCTCTTTAATGGATGTTTCATGAATTCGAGTGAAATGAATGTTACGTCTCTTTAATGTTTTGAGatagtaaaaaatatttataaacttGCCTTTGTCGAGGTAAAGGTAGGCCATCGTGCTACGCAATGTTTTGTACCATGTCCGAGTTACCATCACTTTTGATAAATTTACTGTCACTCACTATATAACATATAGTAAAGAAAACTTTCAATTCTTGGCTCAACTTTAAGATTGTTTCGATCCGATGCGCGATTTAGTTGTCTGGTATTACTTTTGatgactatatatatacatgcacaGGCACATTTTATCGATGTTTACACCCCAAATCCGATCTCGAAATTGTTAAATTTACATGGGAATATAATTGAGTAAATCTTTCGATTGAACAAGATACAAGTAATGCGTAGATAAAATATAATCGAAAGAAAAAGTCATACATTGCATGCCCTCACTAATATAATATTACCAAGGTGATGATAAAATTGGTTTCCGAAAGAAGATGACAACAAAGTTGGTGTAGTGAAAACCGTGAAAATTGCAAACTTCAAAATTTGACGAACCAACGAAGTGTTTAAAATATAGAGCTGTTTTAACAGTTTCGAattcttatattattttagaatataaattttaagCATTGTTTTGTTGAGAAACCTTATTTAAGACACTATTTGGCTCGTGAGTAAGATGGTGAAAGATAAATCGATATAAATAGATAAGATATCGTATAACATACAATAATCTTTTGTAGATATTGAATCAAACAtcagataaaataaaaatgtataatcaATCAATTTATTATCCTCTGATAGtcagtggcggagccaggaGTCTGGCGCTATCcgggctagaattttaaactctaacatcctttaatattttaaattgatatacccgggctaatatcaaatttatccaaaattatacatataaattttttaaaaaaaatttggaccaCCGGGGCTAAAGCCCGGGTACAAGGGGCTGTACGTCGCCCCTGCTGATGTGACATCAAGATTATAGATTAGCATGCTCCATTTGGTTGGAAGATAAATAGTGAAATGTTATAGGACTCATTGTTTAGTCAAAATTATAGTaatcaattttataatttccatcaaaatttaatatacaaGAAAACAATGTAATTGTCACGTCCCAAGCTCGCGCCTGTACAATAAGCTTCTATAGCAACTACTAAGTATTTGTCATcgttttacaaaaattattaactTAAGTTGCTATAAAATCTATTGTAACTCATTATAAACTAATTTtcaatctttaattttttacacGTGCGACAAAATGTATcacattaataatatatataattatactataaatcacaattttcaatatTGCATGAATTATTGTATCATGTACCAATATAGTGTGTTTAATTTCTATAAATGAGTGGACCTCCAATCATTTATCTAGCTTGCTAGCCAGCACTGATATTTTCCCAatataatatacaacaaatagAGACAGACTCCTACTATGCATATCAAAAGAATGGTCAAAATTCGAAGCTCAACACCAATGGGGCCATATATCAAGTGAGAAATTCATGAACCTTAGAGCGAAAACAATCAAATCACAGATTCAGACATGGGTTGAACCCAAATCTTGTATGGCTTTTACAGAACCAGAGGGCATAGAAAATGTGGCAAGATAAAATAAAGTAATGACAAGTGTCCCAAAGATTATGTGTCTGCAAATTTATCAACCTAAGCATATGGTTCCTTTGTTTCCTAGATGTCTGTATTTCCTTGAGTTGGAATCAAACGTAAactggttttttgttttttttcaaagAGATATTGTCATATTTTGTCTGCAGACCAGGGTTAGGATTTTGTAGTCTGAATTTGTTTGTCCCCTCTGCTTGTTATTTTATAGGCTTTTTGTGGGAAGATATTTATGGCCAGACTCCTGTGGATGGATCACCACTTTAGGGATTTATTACCTTGTGTCTACTACACTTCTTGTTGCCATGCTCTGTAATACGACTAGGGTCGTGAGACATGAGAACTTGTGTGAGTTCATGAAATCAAAATCGGGTCGAACTCGATCGACATTTTTCACACTGAAACTTTGAAGTATCAAAAAGGTTCATCCTTAAAAACTAAGTAGGAAATGACATCTCGACTCTCGTGTCTGAATTCCCCTCGAATTTTTGAACTATCATCTGAACAAGATAATTATCTCTTTTTCATCTCTATCTTTTAGTCGGCACTTataatttgagaccaaacacaTTTTGGATGTGTCTCTTTTATAAGTTTCTTGTCGATCGGTAACCAAATTAAAACAATCAAAATTCATCATCAGTAGTAATACTTTTTTAGCACATCGCAAAGAAGGTAGACCAAAACAATTTGCCCCGAACAATATGAACAAAGAAATAGTACTTATCCGCCGGATATGAAGTAGTCATGCCACACGAGAGCTAATACCCTCGGCATGGTCGGAGCTCTCGGATCCCTGGGGTGTTTAGGGGATCCAAGCTGAGGGATGAGGCCGGCAACATACATGATATAGCATAGCCAAAGCCTCTTAAATCTATTTTTATGAAGTACAATCAGTCCGATCGGCTTTCCACACCGATAATACTTGAGATTGATTTTAATATTGATGGGAAAATAGCATTTTACACCCTCGtaaaatgtaaaaaatacaACGGAACCCTCTTATGAAATTAATACGCTTTTACGcccattttctttaaaaaaatataaaaaatgaagtACATTTACCCATCTGTATGGTTTTATGcctaatttttaaaaacacgAGATTATGTAGCAACTGATAATATAtgggttttttgtttttaactcTTCACGAATCAAATCAAAATCTATTAAATATAACCTAAAATTTAACGATTTTAATAAAGATGAAAACTTGGATATAAACTACTAGGTATCTTTTATTGTgtttgtaataataatatataggaTCATATGGTACATAATTTGCTACAACTTTTGTTGTCACATTCAAAGTGACAAGAAATCTAACCAttttttgagttgatatttttgtataattaaaaAATGTGGACCTTATGTTTGTTGAGTACTTTTCCCAAAGTTTCACAACCTTTTTGTGATTAAGTCGCTTTAATCATCATCCTGTTTTAGCTTTATATAAGAGTACTATGATGGAGACTTAAACTGTCTtacaataacattttcatttcATTCAATAATAGTTAtcttttaaaacaaatatatctttcttttaaaattttgaaatgtgaGTTCCATGATTTTCATTTTTGTCATGTTAACGGTGGCCATTTTACAGTTTTAGTCCAATAATTTAtacttttctttaattttagttatttttctcaCAGTGTTGACATGACTTCGAAAAATGATGACGTGTAATCGAAAATGATGATGCCTCATCTGACATTGCGacaaaaattggaaaaaaaaaatgtaagttAGTGGAGAAAGATAGTGAATTGACCGATAACAtgacaaaaaatgaaaacataCAAATTGTAATTAAGATGGACGATGTAATTTCTCctaaaagattattttgttaTAAATGCAATTTCTGTCTAGTGAAAACTTGGATTG
This window of the Primulina huaijiensis isolate GDHJ02 chromosome 3, ASM1229523v2, whole genome shotgun sequence genome carries:
- the LOC140972345 gene encoding putative 2-dehydropantoate 2-reductase, which codes for MEAPVILFSRNNGWAISTPVSEQFRSDGIVVRGQAYGVRSIRAEGNDAFAVFSTVHVALKMAIIEIQASFDRGPHVPNRTPLVHV
- the LOC140972344 gene encoding sugar transport protein 8-like produces the protein MAPPVFVDEKGGDSFPAKLTKQVVVCSIIAAFGGLMFGYDIGISGGVTSMDSFLLKFFPVVYEKKHRAKEDNYCKYDNQMLQLFTSSLYLAAVVCSFFASFCCKKFGRKRTMQMAATFFFVGVILNAVAVNLPMLIVGRLCLGAGVGFGNQAVPLFISEIAPARYRGGLNICFQMLITVGILIANLVNYFTSKMLTYGWRISLGGAAFPAIFLGLGSLLIVETPTSLIERGHTDEGLRVLKKIRGVEDVQEEYTAIFRATEAAKKIENPFKNLFKRSSIPQLFCGTILQVFQQFTGINVIMFYAPVLFQTIGLGSDASLLSAVVTGSVNSGSTLVAIFGVDRFGRRALLIEAAIQMLVSQCITGVILASQLGSTNAISKLYAYIVMALICVFVSGFAWSWGPLGWLIPSEIFPLETRTAGFFFAVSTNMICTFIIAQAFLTMLCHMRSGIFFFFAAWIVVMGCFAKFLLPETKGVPIDEMNERVWKKHWFWHRFFTDEEGDQSCAEKELKLQVTKDEV